Proteins from a single region of Sediminitomix flava:
- a CDS encoding DUF4136 domain-containing protein gives MNSKNILSHLTPRRVFIILSSFCIFSASCVVQVNSRYDKDAPSEKYLTYTVKMPSENEKGAELPVYVPPLAIKQVIKSINSEMRFRQYEEAEEGADISVHIYFRVDDEVKMDPKYYYRNTAKMYGRYVGYDLSIAKKLNPLDYPAGTLFIDVVDNAQDKLIWYGIGESTVLMENYDGDEIERMISDIFFRYPFVAGVEGKSNLAKEVKKRQ, from the coding sequence ATGAATTCTAAAAATATACTTTCGCATCTAACCCCAAGACGCGTATTTATCATTCTGTCCTCATTTTGCATTTTTAGTGCTTCTTGTGTAGTACAGGTCAATTCAAGATATGATAAAGATGCTCCATCTGAGAAGTATTTGACATACACCGTGAAAATGCCTTCCGAAAATGAGAAAGGCGCTGAACTACCTGTTTATGTCCCACCTTTAGCTATTAAACAAGTAATTAAAAGTATAAATAGTGAAATGCGATTCCGACAGTATGAAGAAGCTGAAGAAGGTGCAGACATCTCCGTTCACATTTATTTCCGTGTTGATGATGAAGTAAAAATGGATCCGAAATATTATTACAGAAATACAGCTAAAATGTATGGAAGATATGTCGGTTATGACCTTAGTATCGCCAAAAAATTAAATCCATTAGATTACCCTGCAGGTACTTTGTTCATTGATGTAGTAGATAATGCACAGGATAAATTGATTTGGTACGGGATCGGAGAGTCTACGGTTCTAATGGAAAATTATGATGGCGATGAAATTGAACGAATGATTAGTGATATTTTCTTCCGTTATCCTTTTGTAGCTGGTGTAGAAGGAAAATCTAACCTGGCCAAAGAAGTAAAAAAGAGACAATAA
- a CDS encoding DUF4097 family beta strand repeat-containing protein, with translation MKALIYKLRVLLLSLMVLGVYFPLHAEGEPDYQKERVINKSFGVGSSDWLVVENKFGNVHVESWDQNRLEVTIKITAWGRSEKEAAKILSEIDVEVNAVTGEYFFETITPDNTNINKKSGFKVNYDIKIPAENPINIENKYGTSYIDNRTGITDLYVAYGGLKARKLEGSKTTIKVSYSEAIIEKLTRGSLVARYCSNLFLGETENLELDNKYSDVEIETVGKLNGSSAYSGVKIEELKRSISLENRYGNFKIEEVSSSFEEIDVESKYGSVKIEFDSNTSFKFDISTRYGSFDHDLDEYRLIREIERNTSGEYVGIKGDSNSDKLVHIVSSYGSISLQ, from the coding sequence ATGAAAGCATTGATATATAAATTGAGGGTATTACTTCTAAGCCTTATGGTTTTAGGAGTATATTTTCCTCTACACGCAGAAGGAGAACCAGATTACCAGAAAGAAAGAGTGATCAACAAATCATTTGGAGTAGGCTCTTCAGATTGGTTAGTTGTTGAGAATAAGTTTGGAAATGTCCATGTTGAAAGTTGGGATCAAAATCGCTTAGAAGTTACAATCAAAATAACGGCTTGGGGCAGAAGTGAAAAAGAAGCAGCTAAGATTTTGAGTGAAATTGATGTAGAAGTGAATGCCGTAACAGGAGAGTATTTTTTCGAAACTATTACCCCAGATAATACCAATATCAATAAAAAATCGGGTTTTAAGGTCAACTATGACATTAAGATTCCTGCTGAAAATCCAATCAACATAGAAAACAAGTATGGTACATCTTATATCGATAACCGTACAGGTATTACAGATTTGTACGTAGCTTATGGAGGATTGAAAGCCCGAAAATTGGAAGGTTCTAAAACCACTATCAAGGTGAGTTATTCGGAAGCCATTATTGAAAAACTAACCCGTGGAAGTCTAGTTGCTAGATATTGCTCAAACCTATTCTTAGGTGAAACAGAAAATTTGGAGCTTGATAATAAATACAGTGATGTAGAAATTGAAACTGTAGGAAAACTCAATGGTTCATCTGCCTACTCAGGCGTTAAGATTGAAGAACTTAAACGCAGTATTTCTCTAGAAAATCGTTATGGAAACTTCAAAATTGAAGAAGTAAGCTCTTCATTTGAGGAAATTGATGTGGAATCAAAGTATGGTTCTGTGAAAATTGAGTTTGATAGTAATACTTCTTTTAAGTTTGATATTTCTACTCGATATGGAAGTTTTGATCATGATTTGGATGAATATCGTCTGATCCGAGAAATAGAAAGAAATACTTCTGGAGAGTATGTCGGGATAAAAGGAGATTCGAACAGCGACAAACTTGTTCACATCGTCTCATCTTATGGAAGTATTTCCCTCCAATAA
- the aroQ gene encoding type II 3-dehydroquinate dehydratase, whose translation MSTKNKILILNGPNLNLLGKREPTIYGSQDFESYFEEIKQKYEEVAELYYFQSNIEGEMIDKIHEIGFDFDGIVLNAGAYTHTSIAIADALAAVTTPTIEVHISNVHKREAFRHKSYLSANCVGVMAGFGLYGYQMAIDFLLQQQ comes from the coding sequence ATGAGTACTAAAAATAAAATATTGATTCTGAATGGCCCTAACTTAAATCTTTTAGGGAAAAGAGAGCCTACCATTTATGGTTCGCAAGATTTTGAATCATACTTTGAGGAGATCAAACAGAAATACGAAGAAGTAGCTGAATTGTATTATTTCCAATCAAATATAGAAGGGGAAATGATAGATAAGATACACGAAATAGGTTTCGATTTTGATGGTATAGTACTCAATGCTGGAGCATATACACATACTTCTATTGCAATAGCAGATGCTTTAGCTGCAGTGACAACGCCAACAATTGAGGTACATATTTCTAATGTGCATAAGAGAGAAGCATTCAGACACAAAAGTTACCTTTCTGCCAACTGTGTAGGAGTTATGGCTGGTTTTGGATTATATGGCTATCAGATGGCTATAGATTTCTTGTTGCAACAGCAATAA